A region from the Chelmon rostratus isolate fCheRos1 chromosome 6, fCheRos1.pri, whole genome shotgun sequence genome encodes:
- the trabd gene encoding traB domain-containing protein — protein MDQDNNSEDESVGPSEDPSEEELPCLPPGLSDGEAMELLWQLRAQRRQLSPKLPETVTCLNAPDGSLLYLVGTAHFSDSSKKDVATTIRAVQPDVVVVELCQYRVSMLKMDESTLLREAKDINLDKVQQAIKQNGLMSGLMQILLLKVSAHITEQLGMAPGGEFREAFKEAGRVPFCKFHLGDRPIPVTFKRAIAALSLWQKARLAWGLCFLSDPISKEDVEKCKQKDLLEQTMSEMIGEFPALHQTIVAERDIYLTHTLRQATRSVEAPRNAQKVPAVVVGVVGMGHVPGIERNWEKQLNIHEIMSVAPPSRFGWVLCTVIKGVMMGMLGYVCYRAGGSVGRAMRSSPMVQALLETLRPPPA, from the exons ATGGATCAAGACAACAATTCAGAG GATGAGTCAGTTGGCCCATCAGAGGATCCTTCAGAAGAGGAACTGCCTTGTCTCCCTCCAGGGCTCT CGGATGGCGAAGCAATGGAGCTGCTTTGGCAGTTGCGAGCCCAGCGCCGCCAGTTGTCCCCCAAGCTCCCAGAGACAGTGACCTGTCTTAATGCTCCTGATGGCAGCCTCCTTTACCTGGTGGGCACTGCCCacttcagtgacagcagcaaaaaGGATGTGGCCACG ACGATCAGAGCTGTGCAGCCAgacgtggtggtggtggagctgtGCCAGTACAGGGTGTCTATGTTGAAGATGGATGAGAGTACACTGTTGAGAGAAGCCAAAGACATCAACCTGGATAAGGTTCAGCAGGCCATCAAACAG aaTGGGCTGATGTCTGGCCTGATGCAGATTCTTCTGCTCAAAGTTTCAGCCCACATCACAGAGCAGCTCGGCATGGCTCCTGGAGGAGAGTTTAGGGAGGCCTTCAAAGAG GCTGGACGAGTGCCATTCTGTAAATTTCACCTTGGAGACAGGCCGATCCCTGTGACGTTCAAGAGGGCCATTGCTGCTCTCAGTCTGTGGCAGAAGGCCCGTCTGGCGTGGGGTCTTTGCTTTCTGTCGGACCCAATCAG tAAAGAGGATGTAGAGAAGTGCAAACAGAAGGACCTGCTGGAGCAGACCATGTCAGAGATGATTGGCGAGTTTCCTGCTCTCCACCAGACCATCGTGGCTGAAAGAGATATCTACCTCACGCACACGCTCCGTCAGGCTACACGCTCTGTGGAGGCACCCCGTAATGCCCAGA AAGTGCCTGCTGTGGTGGTGGGAGTTGTTGGGATGGGTCATGTCCCTGGCATCGAACGGAACTGGGAGAAGCAGCTCAACATTCATGAAATCATGAG TGTTGCACCTCCCTCACGTTTTGGCTGGGTGCTGTGCACAGTCATAAAGGGTGTCATGATGGGAATGTTGGGGTATGTCTGCTACCGTGCTGGTGGGAGTGTAGGTAGAGCCATGCGGTCTTCACCTATGGTCCAGGCTTTACTGGAGACTCTACGGCCACCCCCTGCTTGA
- the selenoo1 gene encoding selenoprotein O1: protein MAYLGHRLRPSRIFLPGVSAVRLLGSVGMVDMGLAMSRSPLERLDFVNLALKKLPLDTSEDTRVRQVKGACFSRVTPQPLIKPRFVVVSHEALALLGLNGEEVSTDPLGPEYLSGSKVMPGSEPAAHCYCGHQFGQFAGQLGDGAAFYLGEVKVPQGQDPELLRDNPSGRWEIQVKGAGLTPYSRQGDGRKVLRSSIREFLCSEAMFFLGVPTTRAGSVVTSDSKVIRDVYYSGHPRHERCSVVLRIAPTFLRFGSFEIFKQADEHTGRQGPSYGCDEIRGQMMDYVIEMFYPEIQQNYPDKVERNVAFFREVMMRTARLVAQWQCVGFCHGVLNTDNMSILGLTLDYGPYGFMDRFDPDFICNASDSSGRYSYQAQPAVCRWNLVKLAEALAPELPPDRAEAVMDEYLDLYNSFYLENMRKKLGFLKKDEPEDEILITELLQTMHNTGADFTNTFRSLSKISCPQGELEGEEEIVKEATDLLLEQCASLEELKAANRATMDPRELAMLLSMAQSNPALFQMISDSAKIARQLDRLSKLKDLMETSPEELKTKQAEEWSCWIARYRKRLARELEGQSDVQAVQKERVRVMDTANPRVILRNYIAQNAIEAAENGDFSEVQRVLKVLEKPFSSQPGLELPAWTAGGKAAEQGVRDEGEERQQEAASTSASTSTARNPVPYDSKPPAWANEICVTUSS, encoded by the exons ATGGCTTATTTAGGCCATCGGCTGAGACCGTCACGCATCTTTCTCCCCGGTGTTTCCGCGGTCAGACTCCTCGGTTCGGTCGGGATGGTCGACATGGGTCTGGCGATGAGTCGTTCTCCGCTGGAGCGACTCGACTTCGTCAACCTCGCCCTCAAAAAGCTCCCCCTGGACACGTCCGAGGACACACGGGTGCGGCAGGTGAAAGGAGCGTGTTTTTCACGTGTGACGCCGCAACCTCTGATCAAGCCTCGGTTCGTGGTTGTGTCACATGAAGCCCTGGCGCTGCTGGGGCTCAATGGAGAGGAGGTCTCGACCGATCCGCTCGGGCCAGAGTATCTCAGCGGATCCAAAGTTATGCCTGGTTCCGAGCCTGCTGCTCATTGCTACTGCGGGCACCAGTTCGGCCAGTTCGCCGGGCAGCTGGGCGACGGGGCGGCCTTCTACCTAGGGGAGGTGAAGGTGCCACAAGGCCAAGATCCCGAACTGCTGAGGGACAACCCGAGCGGCCGTTGGGAGATCCAAGTGAAAGGAGCTGGACTGACTCCTTATTCCAG ACAAGGTGATGGCCGTAAGGTCCTGCGCTCCAGTATAAGAGAGTTCTTGTGCAGTGAGGCGATGTTCTTCCTTGGTGTTCCCACCACCAGAGCAGGTTCTGTTGTCACCTCTGACAGCAAGGTCATACGGGATGTGTACTACAGCGGGCACCCTCGCCACGAGAGGTGCTCTGTGGTCCTCCGTATTGCTCCCACCTTTCTCAG GTTTGGATCTTTTGAGATCTTCAAGCAGGCTGATGAGCACACGGGCCGTCAGGGTCCCAGCTATGGATGTGATGAGATCCGAGGTCAGATGATGGATTATGTAATTGAAATGTTTTACCCTGAGATCCAGCAGAATTACCCAGATAAGGTGGAGAGGAACGTGGCTTTCTTCAGAGAG GTGATGATGCGTACAGCTCGACTCGTGGCTCAGTGGCAGTGTGTTGGTTTCTGCCATGGAGTcctgaacacagacaacatgagCATCCTGGGACTCACGCTGGACTATGGTCCATATGGGTTTATGGACAG ATTCGATCCAGATTTCATTTGCAACGCCTCCGACAGCTCTGGCCGATACTCTTACCAGGCCCAGCCAGCTGTCTGCAGATGGAACCTGGTGAAGCTAGCAGAGGCTCTTGCTCCAGAGCTGCCACCAGACCGGGCTGAGGCTGTCATGGACGAGTACTTGGATCTGTACAACAGCTTCTACCTAGAGAACATGAGGAAGAAGCTGGGCTTCTTGAAGAAAGATGAGCCTGAGGACGAGATCCTgatcactgagctgctgcagaccaTGCACAACACAG GTGCCGACTTCACCAACACCTTCCGCAGCTTGAGTAAGATTTCCTGTCCTCAGGGAGAACttgagggagaagaggagattGTTAAGGAAGCCACAGACCTGCTGTTGGAGCAGTGTGCCTCTTTAGAGGAGCTCAAGGCTGCCAACAGAGCCACAATGGATCCACG TGAGCTGGCAATGCTGCTCTCCATGGCTCAGAGCAACCCAGCACTCTTCCAGATGATCTCAGACAGTGCAAAAATTGCGAGGCAGTTAGACAGACTCAGCAAACTGAAAGACCTGATGGAGACCAGCCCGGAAGAACTGAAGACCAAACAGGCTGAGGAGTGGAGCTGCTGGATCGCACGCTACAG GAAGCGTCTGGCTCGGGAGCTGGAAGGTCAGAGCGATGTGCAGGCCGTGCAGAAGGAAAGGGTGAGGGTGATGGACACCGCCAACCCTCGTGTGATACTCAGGAACTACATTGCCCAGAATGCCATTGAGGCTGCTGAGAATGGAGACTTCTCCGAG GTCCAGCGGGTCCTCAAGGTTCTGGAGAAGCCTTTTTCCTCACAGCCAGGTCTGGAGCTCCCTGCATGGACGGCCGGAGGCAAGGCCGCCGAGCAAGGTGTAAGGGACGAAGGGGAGGAACGACAGCAAGAGGCGGCATCTACATCTGCATCCACATCTACAGCCAGAAATCCGGTTCCCTATGACAGCAAGCCCCCAGCTTGGGCCAATGAAATCTGTGTCACATGATCTTCGTAA